A part of Drosophila ananassae strain 14024-0371.13 chromosome 2R, ASM1763931v2, whole genome shotgun sequence genomic DNA contains:
- the LOC6493611 gene encoding pericentrin isoform X1 produces the protein MNLYTIYDWITSLLRPHSASVSFKAIEAAAAEELPATSAAATSGGTTSAGSATSRSTAKKSGGETCFTVDFVPTLDFEFKPTSEQLQHDTSGSDDGPAADYESDSGDNDSTHTYIISRSSWTGVTSSSTPYAVSSTDTAELIRRQNNLSLTEEDQSVSSFSIEPPTSSMTIDMAEQQTTTTTTTTSSADVGATTVTTTTATTTSTSSIEEDIEEAIEISEVEEQLETPLESLSEAAAFARPKQQTSAKSLISNPDDPEDEDEDAEEFRIDDAQLSGGQLAQHFLVESDESSELLPAGSKAEVSLSSNDDDDFDISLPLEQRKPVHSLHEDEEEESVEQSEDHSLSNQSTTDDVSELVEEPVHGGEDKTDASGHQDTLMDDSQGTEEQDHSMEEIVATNESVEVTYEAEETVNTSQKADLVTDLDEEPGEPVKEVIRPTSTVETLKLPPLLESRVMENKAAKAMSTMHLQPELMEALEVTILEASEEFEDDEDDEESSLQLMKLRLMAMNQQMLGDSAPKLSPTEAEQTQVAGGSLELKQMERVPLNEFSKDVLEDITEESERQLSMSTTIEEEQDPPSLSLDESKTLLQAGATKVGGSSSSLASLNMLRQLEAKVQELHTQLETKDNCLASLNLQLEASRRESSAGPASARDTSSLMTNSTEYRTLQDELGGPTLDIYVEMSRRDEMIAKLTDSLQQSLNVREKLQTDADRLGGEVQNLRRQLQDAIEAVKRSNTVWPEQESNPGQRLSEISMDLISESDDDLDRHFLTDNEERGSRSSKERQLPNMHPIDDLGLEHLNPDWTPAFSKQIEQFHSYLLPNEQRIFLMVQRKFDDYLSQQLALCRDQNAQELKIARDQWESEKQSSEQSQQVAHAKEMEELRKYFEHKCADLEKQFSDDVFSHKSQNLGGDSSSECSEVDQMPEEMVVPAVSSKEPSPRKRKRAELLLSPSHRQMTPCGLDSLGETNQKDEAGRDNTLEVADLKIFYQTHIHELKRAHEDQVRKLNDRLKFYERRQGDDDYKPEAQSPARTCPELESADKSSPGGLANTSLIIIDEDELNFNNESQVIQRIIEEYERRLQEQLALARQDIANELEQHIQNLLSENTVDDQHWPKELILLREKFTAKSQLEITQLNIKHADEMSRLKLEYEKQLNRKNKRHLTFDAARDLEQVICERDGLRELSKSFRSVLCRLAKCVANCEEDLNATLSEEVQRLLQHSRSQDGGDDLEVTLSSSLNNTKQMLRVPDVHSLLEVVEDPSLLQFIDSKSNEEPSEDFDLNDCLERLKSEASYLLHLSEDLHKQRPQNDESLEHVEEQEKQEHELCCEAEDGLKTTAAAVQQAVLAKFLRTNSLNDQQMGVASQRKNSNPEAGKTHTSLPPDLQQHAGNASELSFQLVELKNRLIKSETDRQKLQQQLTHTIDRNAELGQELQALRDQLSQLNSLNHTDYNEGYGLGALKSLDQSSASFAALQERARHLLSSSPVKEQPSRDQANSTVVLLQMIEDFCREGDKVVECGKKDREDLQSQIDTADKQLKDTRRFLEDQAAEREQERDEFQREIERLKAQLRDKEKEHSSYANASEESNLAKNKHYAQLEVQLREVNLQLSESNAKRDKFEVELKASIDKIFVLREIISELETQVQTKALNEQVLAEKAKQLEEYVSLQIRDNDALQQEVHSLKTDIGEGYQSRIRLLEEKLQQGRTSGEQSAVLGQVAEKLRDIETTLEQKTKVLESLHNSNTASNSCSLSVTEDVSCPGSRPVTADGSPSHPLTVEGVQRVTEKLDKHTRVEEAAIKRIRDLEMQVQQMRAGCVELQHERDSLQGRMDEQTQRISTLQNRLEEQRQRAEQLHRAGTSDLNTRVHELQGEVQNLSEQLAARDKQMATVRQQLQRSKEEIMRLEAELTVRTQPDRSLVDKLEAEVQQKGAEIGKLKEKIRTEMINRLALPDLMETMLADKNDEIDHLRDQLEAKEKELQAVNQEGSLLSTPVAGLGAGDAGGKQDSGGKSSARTLSDIGSISEYPEPDVDRRAVMLSLNAPGLHISEGAAGFLHQTMETSKEAVANLTHKRTDDLSGFVAPYPVNTFEHPHYFQALGVTAQSSDGLTPGLVPRQINFSNLTAEDSKLKTPSLLIQTPDMPKPTTPSEVQQLRQKLTLLEKEKQRQQKDMETKLQDLQNQLQMEQEQLGRQAQSLRSHQESEQKYRLRIESLESKILEAAAQEAAERENLRRELNCVSAAHEQCEDAAAARKRELETLNGEVKLKADQLLAAQRRCTELELQVQSLERDLERLKNSDNSSKQYSVDEIAQQVEKELNYSAQLDSNILKAIESEEENNLDKKLLQKEVQTEEEHQPGTGNGTDDENFTGERELLNQLEALKAQLAVEREQCETLSKELLGEKQHSQEIQEQDVVIIEAMRKRLETALDEEDELHKQLDQERERCERLQTQLTSLQRAESRRNSSLLLKSPNDSPRKSPRADFETELGDRLRSEIKLLAAQNERERERYADAQRSNERERQRFEKELQERVAYCERLKQEMEKLSRDKESAELELEHFNERLTLQATEIESLEARLVTLQEAETRRANTRTRQHQETVKLQAEIHELKSRLLAAEASRDCLDQKVTQLRFDVSRSSQREAKLAEALAQANDRLAHSTDDNVPAQFLQKMQEINALVAENTQENRQMAETVQFLVGERIALQKKCEELGGSGNTNVAELEERCRQLIGRYLRVESHRKALVYQKRYLKLTLEGYQASEQLALQNLRGGPPPVKRNIKKKFKTVALAIIAIQRIKYIGRIWHTGKRIVSKSVFTITQQRNGPGLNVNVAPPPSPLPVPNSNLPTNSHSSNNSNLTGRLNYAPVSPTMINYGNLQPIVLPSDFALQAPTTSLHTTFTSTSNNHNNNNNNNNSNESSLPSLARLDWPTMQKPKRAHARHH, from the exons ATCACTTCGCTGCTCCGTCCGCACAGCGCCAGTGTCAGCTTCAAGGCGATCGAGGCGGCGGCGGCCGAAGAGTTGCCAGCAACATCTGCGGCAGCAACATCTGGAGGAACAACATCTgccggctcagcaacatcccGGAGCACGGCAAAGAAATCCGGCGGAGAGACCTGTTTCACAGTTGATTTCGTGCCGACGCTAGATTTTGAATTCAAGCCAACCTCGGAGCAATTGCAACATGATACCAGTGGGTCTGATGATGGCCCTGCGGCAGATTACGAGTCCGACTCCGGCGATAACGATTCCACGCACACGTACATAATCTCGAGGAGCAGCTGGACGGGAGTCACTTCGAGCAGTACCCCATATGCTGTGAGCTCCACAGATACCGCCGAGCTAATCAGAAGACAGAACAATCTCAGTCTCACGGAGGAGGATCAGTCGGTGTCCTCGTTTAGCATAGAACCACCCACCAGTTCCATGACCATTGACATGGCCGAACAACagaccaccaccaccacgacAACCACAAGCAGTGCCGATGTGGGGGCCACCACAGTGACCACAACGACGGCCACGACCACCAGCACCAGTAGCATCGAGGAGGACATTGAGGAGGCCATCGAGATCAGTGAGGTGGAGGAGCAGCTGGAAACTCCCCTGGAATCTCTATCGGAGGCAGCTGCTTTCGCCAGACCGAAACAGCAAACGAGTGCCAAAAGCCTAATCAGCAATCCGGACGACCCGGAGGATGAAGACGAGGATGCGGAGGAGTTTCGCATTGATGATGCCCAGCTCTCTGGTGGCCAGTTGGCGCAGCACTTCCTCGTGGAAAGCGATGAGAGCTCGGAGCTCCTACCAGCCGGCTCCAAGGCGGAGGTCAGCCTCTCCTCcaacgatgacgatgacttcGATATTAGTTTGCCATTGGAACAGAGGAAGCCAGTGCACTCGTTGCACgaagacgaggaggaggagtcagTCGAGCAGTCGGAGGATCACAGTTTAAGCAACCAGAGTACCACTGACGATGTCTCCGAATTGGTGGAAGAACCAGTCCATGGAGGGGAAGACAAGACAGACGCCAGTGGCCATCAGGATACTCTGATGGACGACAGCCAGGGGACCGAAGAGCAGGATCACTCGATGGAGGAAATAGTGGCCACCAATGAATCCGTCGAAGTGACCTACGAAGCCGAGGAAACAGTCAACACTTCCCAGAAAGCAGATTTGGTGAcagatctggatgaggagccCGGAGAGCCGGTCAAGGAGGTTATCAGACCCACATCTACCGTGGAGACCCTGAAGCTGCCACCGCTTTTGGAGTCCCGAGTGATGGAGAACAAAGCGGCCAAAGCTATGTCGACTATGCATCTGCAACCAGAACTGATGGAGGCCCTGGAGGTGACCATTCTGGAGGCTAGTGAGGAGTTTGAGGATGATGAGGATGACGAGGAGAGCTCCTTGCAACTGATGAAGCTGCGTCTGATGGCCATGAATCAGCAGATGCTTGGAGACAGTGCTCCCAAGCTGTCGCCCACGGAGGCGGAGCAGACGCAAGTAGCTGGTGGCAGTTTGGAACTAAAGCAGATGGAGCGAGTTCCACTTAATGAGTTCTCCAAGGACGTGCTGGAGGATATCACCGAGGAGAGCGAACGACAGCTCTCCATGAGCACCACCATTGAAGAGGAGCAGGACCCACCTTCGCTGTCCCTGGATGAGTCCAAAACGCTGCTCCAGGCAGGGGCAACTAAGGTTGGAGGCAGCAGTTCCAGTTTGGCCAGCTTAAACATGCTGAGGCAACTGGAGGCCAAGGTCCAGGAACTGCACACCCAGCTGGAGACCAAGGACAACTGTCTCGCATCCCTGAACCTTCAATTGGAGGCATCGCGAAGGGAATCCAGTGCGGGTCCAGCGTCGGCCAGAGACACCAGCTCCTTGATGACCAACTCCACGGAGTACCGTACGCTGCAGGATGAACTTGGAGGACCG ACCCTGGACATCTACGTGGAGATGTCGCGCAGAGATGAAATGATTGCCAAGCTTACGGATTCCCTGCAGCAGTCCCTGAATGTGCGAGAAAAGCTCCAAACGGACGCAGATCGCCTTGGAGGGGAAGTACAGAACCTGCGCCGCCAACTCCAAGATGCCATCGAAGCTGTGAAGCGCTCGAATACTGTTTGGCCCGAGCAGGAAAGCAATCCTGGCCAGCGTCTGTCAGAAATCTCAATGGACCTGATAAGCGAAAGTGATGATGATTTGGATCGCCATTTCCTGACCGACAACGAAGAGCGAGGATCACGTAGCTCCAAAGAGAGGCAGCTGCCTAACATGCATCCCATCGATGACTTGGGTCTGGAGCACCTGAATCCGGACTGGACTCCGGCTTTCAGCAAGCAAATCGAGCAGTTCCACAGCTATCTGTTGCCAAACGAACAGCGCATTTTCCTGATGGTCCAACGCAAGTTCGACGACTACTTGAGCCAACAGCTGGCCCTGTGCCGGGACCAGAATGCCCAGGAGCTGAAGATCGCCCGGGATCAGTGGGAGAGTGAGAAACAGAGTAGCGAGCAATCCCAGCAAGTGGCTCATGCCAAGGAGATGGAGGAGTTGCGGAAGTACTTCGAGCACAAGTGCGCCGACCTGGAGAAGCAGTTCTCCGACGATGTCTTCTCGCACAAATCCCAGAACCTGGGCGGTGATAGCTCCTCGGAGTGCTCCGAGGTGGATCAAATGCCAGAGGAGATGGTGGTGCCTGCAGTATCTTCCAAGGAGCCATCGCCACGGAAAAGGAAACGGGCAGAGCTGTTGCTCAGTCCCAGTCACCGTCAAATGACGCCATGTGGCCTGGATTCTTTGGGGGAAACAAATCAGAAGGATGAAGCTGGTCGAGAT AACACTTTGGAAGTGGCTGACCTTAAGATATTCTACCAGACCCATATCCACGAGTTGAAAAGAGCTCACGAGGATCAGGTGCGCAAACTGAACGATCGCCTCAAGTTCTATGAACGCCGGCAGGGAGATGATGACTACAAG CCTGAAGCCCAATCACCCGCTCGTACCTGCCCGGAACTGGAATCCGCGGATAAATCATCCCCCGGAGGACTCGCCAACACCTCCCTCATCATCATCGACGAGGATGAGTTGAATTTTAATAACGAATCTCAGGTTATTCAGCGTATCATCGAGGAGTACGAGCGAAGACTGCAGGAGCAGTTGGCTCTGGCCCGGCAGGACATCGCCAATGAGCTGGAGCAGCACATTCAG AATTTGCTGTCGGAGAACACCGTGGACGATCAGCATTGGCCCAAGGAGCTGATCTTGCTGCGGGAGAAGTTTACGGCCAAGAGTCAACTGGAGATTACTCAGCTGAATATTAAACATGCCGACGAG ATGTCGCGCCTGAAATTGGAATACGAGAAGCAGCTCAACCGGAAGAACAAGCGTCACCTCACCTTCGATGCGGCCCGTGACCTGGAGCAGGTGATCTGCGAACGAGATGGTCTCAGGGAACTGTCGAAGAGTTTCCGCTCCGTGCTCTGCCGGCTGGCCAAGTGCGTGGCCAACTGCGAGGAGGATCTGAATGCCACTCTGTCGGAGGAGGTGCAGCGTCTGCTGCAGCACAGCCGCAGTCAGGATGGAGGCGACGATCTGGAGGTTACCCTCAGCAGCTCCCTGAACAACACCAAGCAAATGCTCCGAGTGCCGGATGTGCACAGCCTGCTGGAAGTGGTCGAGGATCCCAGTTTGCTGCAGTTCATCGACAGCAAGAGCAACGAAGAGCCCAGTGAGGACTTCGACTTGAACGACTGCCTGGAGAGGTTGAAGTCGGAGGCGTCGTACCTGCTGCATTTGTCGGAGGACTTGCACAAGCAGCGTCCCCAAAACGATGAGTCCCTGGAGCACGTGGAGGAGCAGGAGAAGCAGGAGCATGAGCTGTGTTGCGAGGCAGAGGATGGCCTGAAGACTACAGCTGCTGCAGTGCAGCAGGCGGTGCTTGCCAAATTTCTGCGCACCAACTCCCTAAACGACCAGCAAATGGGAGTGGCCAGCCAGCGGAAGAACAGTAACCCGGAGGCGGGAAAAACCCATACCTCTCTGCCTCCGGATCTTCAGCAGCATGCCGGAAATGCTTCAGAGCTCTCCTTCCAGCTGGTGGAGCTGAAGAACCGCTTGATCAAGTCGGAGACGGATCGTCAGAaactgcagcagcaactgaCCCACACCATCGACCGGAATGCCGAACTGGGCCAGGAGCTGCAGGCTCTGAGGGACCAGTTGTCGCAGCTGAATTCCCTAAACCACACGGACTACAACGAGGGCTATGGCCTGGGAGCTCTGAAGAGCCTGGACCAATCGTCAGCCAGTTTTGCTGCCCTCCAGGAGCGAGCCCGCCACCTGCTTTCCTCCTCCCCCGTAAAGGAGCAGCCGTCAAGGGACCAGGCCAATTCCACTGTGGTGTTGCTCCAAATGATTGAAGACTTTTGCCGCGAGGGTGACAAGGTGGTCGAGTGCGGCAAGAAGGATCGCGAAGATCTGCAATCTCAG ATCGATACCGCTGACAAGCAGCTGAAGGATACAAGGCGTTTCCTGGAGGATCAGGCCGCCGAACGCGAACAGGAACGTGACGAGTTCCAGCGCGAAATCGAGCGGCTGAAGGCTCAATTACGTGACAAGGAGAAGGAGCACAGCTCCTATGCCAATGCCTCCGAGGAG TCGAATTTAGCGAAGAATAAGCAT TATGCCCAACTGGAGGTCCAGTTGAGGGAAGTCAACCTCCAGCTCAGCGAATCCAATGCCAAGCGGGACAAATTCGAGGTGGAACTGAAGGCCTCGATCGACAAGATCTTCGTCCTTCGGGAGATCATCTCGGAGCTGGAAACCCAAGTCCAGACCAAAGCCTTGAATGAGCAAGTGCTGGCCGAAAAGGCCAAGCAACTGGAGGAGTATGTCAGTCTGCAGATTCGGGACAATGATGCACTGCAGCAGGAAGTTCACAGCCTGAAGACCGACATCGGCGAGGGCTACCAATCCAGGATTCgcctgctggaggagaagTTGCAGCAGGGAAGGACCAGCGGTGAACAGAGTGCTGTCCTGGGGCAAGTGGCCGAAAAGCTGCGAGACATTGAAACTACTCTGGAGCAGAAGACCAAAGTCCTAGAATCGCTGCACAACTCCAACACCGCCTCTAATTCGTGCAGCTTAAGTGTCACGGAGGACGTCTCCTGTCCTGGAAGCAGACCCGTGACTGCAGACGGTTCCCCCTCCCATCCTCTCACTGTTGAAGGCGTCCAGCGGGTAACCGAAAAGCTGGACAAGCACACCAGGGTCGAGGAGGCGGCTATCAAGAGGATTCGTGACCTGGAGATGCAGGTCCAACAAATGCGCGCCGGCTGTGTG gaactcCAACATGAAAGGGACTCGCTGCAGGGGCGCATGGACGAGCAGACCCAAAGGATATCCACGCTGCAGAACCGCCTGGAGGAGCAACGCCAGCGGGCCGAGCAACTCCATAGGGCTGGCACCTCTGACCTGAATACCCGGGTCCATGAACTCCAGGGCGAAGTTCAGAACCTGAGCGAGCAGTTGGCAGCTCGGGACAAGCAAATGGCCACTGTGCGGCAGCAGCTGCAACGCAGCAAGGAGGAGATCATGCGCCTGGAGGCGGAGCTCACGGTGCGCACCCAACCGGATCGTAGTCTGGTGGACAAACTGGAGGCCGAAGTGCAGCAGAAAGGTGCCGAAATAGGTAAGCTGAAGGAGAAGATACGCACCGAGATGATCAACCGACTGGCACTGCCCGATCTTATGGAAACTATGCTGGCGGACAAGAATGATGAAATCGATCACCTTCGCGATCAACTGGAGGCCAAGGAGAAGGAGCTCCAAGCTGTTAACCAAGAGGGTAGTCTGCTTTCTACACCAGTAGCAGGACTAGGAGCGGGAGATGCGGGAGGAAAACAGGACTCGGGTGGCAAGTCGAGTGCCCGCACACTGAGCGACATTGGATCGATTTCAGAGTATCCAGAACCGGATGTGGACAGGAGAGCAGTGATGCTGAGCCTAAATGCTCCTGGCCTTCATATCAGCGAAGGCGCGGCTGGCTTCCTGCATCAGACTATG GAAACATCCAAGGAAGCGGTTGCCAATTTAACACACAAGCGCACGGACGATTTAAGTGGCTTTGTGGCTCCTTATCCAGTGAACACGTTCGAGCATCCTCACTACTTCCAGGCCCTTGGCGTTACAGCCCAGAGTAGTGATGGCCTCACTCCTGGTCTGGTGCCACGCCAAATCAACTTCTCCAACCTCACGGCAGAGGATTCCAAGCTGAAGACCCCAAGTCTCTTAATACAGACCCCAGATATGCCCAAACCAACAACGCCATCGGAAGTACAACAATTGCGCCAAAAGCTAACTCTTTTGGAGAAGGAGAAACAGCGACAGCAAAAGGACATGGAAACGAAACTGCAGGATTTGCAAAACCAACTTCAGATGGAGCAAGAGCAACTGGGTCGACAAGCCCAGAGCCTGCGCAGTCACCAGGAAAGTGAGCAGAAGTACAGACTCCGCATTGAATCTCTGGAGTCCAAGATTCTGGAGGCAGCCGCCCAGGAGGCCGCCGAACGGGAGAACCTTCGCAGGGAACTGAACTGCGTCAGTGCTGCACATGAGCAGTGCGAAGATGCAGCTGCTGCCCGTAAAAGAGAACTGGAAACTCTTAATGGCGAAGTGAAACTCAAGGCAGATCAACTGCTGGCTGCTCAGCGACGCTGCACTGAGCTGGAACTCCAAGTTCAAAGCCTAGAAAGGGATCTGGAGCGTCTCAAAAACAGCGACAATAGCTCAAAGCAGTATTCCGTGGACGAAATTGCCCAGCAGGTGGAGAAGGAACTGAACTACTCCGCCCAGTTGGATTCGAATATTCTAAAGGCCATTGAGAGCGAGGAGGAGAACAATCTGGACAAGAAGCTACTGCAGAAGGAGGTCCAAACAGAGGAGGAGCACCAGCCGGGCACTGGCAACGGCACCGATGATGAGAACTTCACCGGCGAACGGGAGCTGCTGAACCAACTGGAAGCCCTCAAAGCTCAGCTGGCCGTGGAGAGGGAACAATGTGAGACATTGAGCAAAGAGCTGCTGGGCGAGAAGCAGCACTCTCAGGAAATCCAAGAGCAGGACGTAGTGATAATCGAGGCCATGCGAAAGAGACTAGAAACCGCCCTGGACGAGGAGGATGAGCTGCACAAGCAGTTGGATCAGGAGCGAGAACGTTGTGAGAGGCTGCAGACTCAACTAACTTCCCTACAGCGAGCAGAAAGTCGCCGGAATAGTTCTCTACTCCTCAAGTCCCCCAATGATTCTCCTCGCAAGTCCCCAAGAGCCGATTTCGAGACAGAACTTGGAGATCGCCTGCGCAGTGAAATCAAACTTCTGGCGGCCCAAAACGAGAGGGAAAGGGAGCGGTATGCCGATGCCCAAAGAAGCAACGAGCGGGAACGCCAGCGGTTCGAGAAAGAGCTCCAAGAGCGGGTGGCCTACTGCGAGCGACTGAAACAAGAGATGGAGAAGCTATCGCGGGACAAGGAATCAGCTGAACTCGAACTGGAGCACTTTAATGAGCGCCTGACTCTGCAAGCCACTGAGATCGAGAGTCTGGAGGCCAGACTTGTTACCCTCCAAGAGGCGGAAACGCGAAGAGCCAACACCCGCACCCGTCAGCACCAGGAAACTGTGAAACTCCAGGCCGAGATCCATGAACTGAAGTCAAGACTCCTGGccgctgaagcttctcgaGACTGCCTGGACCAAAAGGTCACCCAACTGCGTTTCGATGTGAGCCGCTCCAGTCAAAGGGAAGCCAAGCTGGCTGAGGCTCTGGCCCAGGCCAATGATCGTCTCGCTCACAGCACGGACGACAATGTGCCGGCGCAATTTCTGCAAAAGATGCAGGAGATCAATGCCCTGGTGGCGGAGAATACCCAGGAGAACAGACAGATGGCTGAGACTGTTCAGTTTCTGGTGGGTGAGAGGATTGCACTGCAGAAGAAGTGCGAGGAACTCGGCGGATCTGGCAATACCAATGTGGCTGAGCTGGAGGAGCGTTGCCGGCAGCTAATCGGTCGCTATCTGCGAGTGGAGTCTCACCGCAAGGCATTGGTCTACCAGAAGCGGTATTTGAAGCTAACCCTAGAAGGCTATCAGGCCAGTGAGCAGCTGGCTCTGCAGAATCTCCGCGGAGGACCTCCGCCTGTAAAgcgaaatattaaaaagaagTTCAA GACTGTAGCTCTGGCCATTATTGCCATTCAGCGCATCAAATATATTGGACGCATTTGGCACACTGGAAAGCGAATTGTCAGCAAGTCGGTCTTCACCATAACCCAGCAGAG AAACGGTCCTGGACTTAATGTGAATGTGGCACCGCCCCCCTCTCCACTGCCAGTGCCCAACTCGAATCTACCCACCAATAGCCACagtagcaacaacagcaacctGACGGGCCGACTTAATTATGCGCCCGTATCGCCAACAATGATTAATTATGGCAACCTGCAACCGATTGTGTTGCCGTCGGATTTTGCCCTCCAAGCGCCAACAACATCGTTGCACACCACCTTCACCTCCACCAGCAACAACcacaataataacaataataataataatagtaatgaGAGCAGTTTGCCCTCATTGGCCAGATTGGATTGGCCAACAATGCAAAAACCGAAAAGAGCACATGCGCGGCATCACTGA